Part of the Azospirillum formosense genome is shown below.
CCCACGCTCCCGGAGCGGCGCGGCGCTTCAGTTCGCGCGCGGCTTCGATCAGCAGATGGGCCAGCTTGTGGTCGGGCAGGGCCTGCGCCAGCGCCCGCAACTCCGCGTTGGTCAGGGCCGCCGGGTCGAAGTCGGCGCGCGGGGCCATCGGGACGGGCGGCGGCGGGACGAGCGCGAGGGTCATGGGCGCCGGGGCCGACGGTGACGGCACGTCCTCCCGCACCACGTCGACGGCCACCGGCGCCGCCACGGTGGTGGCGCGGGTCCGGCGCGCCGGCTTGCGCGCCCGCTCCGTCTCGGGCAGGCTGTCGAACAGGAGAGGTTGCGTGCTCATCCGGTCACCCGCGATCCGTTCACCGCTAGTTTGCGAAGTGTTCTCTTTTCATTCTAGAGAACGAAGGCCGGAAGTCGAGGGGAAACTTTTCGGGCGGGCGCGTGTCGGGCGGATGCGTGTCGGGCGGACGCCTGGGACGCAGACGCCCCCTGGAACGCGGAGTCAGGCGATCGCGTCGAGGAAACGCTCGGGACGCAGGATGCGGGTGCGGCCCACCTGGCGCACCGACAGAAGCTGCCGGTCCACGGTCACCAGCCAGTCGGCGTCGGCGGCCAGCGCCACCGCCAGGAACATGTCGTCGTCGGGGTCGCGGCACAGCCGTTCGACCGGGGCGGGCTCGACCCGCCGGGCCTCCGCGGCGAAGGCGGCCAGGAAGGCGGCGCGTTCCGCCGCCGGGCGGTAGCGCTCGAAGTCCGGGCGCATCAGCACCTCGCGCAGCTCCGCCAGGGTGGCGTCGGAGACGACGGCGGCACCCCGTGCCCGCACCGCCGCGACGCTGTCCCGGATCGCCAGGCTGCGGCGGGGCACCTCGGCGCCGAGCAGGGCGTAGCCGACGAGGATGTTGGTGTCCAGAACGACCCGGAAGGGGCAGGCGGCGTGGTGGAGGCTGGCGGTCATGCGCCCGTCGGGTCCATGGCCGGTCAGCCCTTGCGGGTCAGCAGCAGCGCGGTCAGGTCGTCATCGATCGGGCCGATGGCGCGCAGGCGCTCCAGCAACCCGTCCAGGAAGCGGGCGCCGTCCGTTTCCGCCATCCGCTCGGTGACCAGGGCGGCGAGGCCCGGCTCGTCGAGGACGTCGCTGCCGACCGGGATCTCGATGGCGCCGTCCGAATAGAGGAACAGGCGCCCGCCGGGGGGCAGGGGGAGGGAGCGCTCCTCATACTCCGCCGCGGCGAGCAGGCCGAGCGGCAGACCGGCGCTGTCGCCCAGCTGCGGCGCCGGATCGCCCGGCGCCCAGACCATCGGGCGCGTCGATCCGGCCGAGGCGTAGACGAAGCGGTTCTCCGAAGGCTCGACCACACCGGCCAGCATGGTTGCGAACTGCCCGTTGGGAAGCAGAGCGCACAGCCGCCGGTTGACGATGGACAGGAACTCGGCGGGGGTCAGGCCGGACATGTCCATCTGCTGGCAGATCGCGTGCAGGCGGAAGGTGTTCAGCGCCGCCCCGACGCCGTGGCCGGAGAAATCGACCATGTAGAGCATGGTCCGGCCCCGGCCTTGGACTTGTCCCCGATCTTGGCCCTGGCCCGGTTCGGCGTCGTGCCGCAGGTCCCAGAAGTCGCCGCCCAGCTCCGACGAGGGGGCGAAATGGGCGGTGATCCCCACCCCCGTCGCGGCCTCCACCTCGGCCAGCCGGTCCGGCGTGGGCATCAGCCGCTCCTGCATCTTGCGGGCGAGCGACAGCTCGCTCTCCGTCCGCTCGCGGAAGCGTTGCAGGTCGTGGAGCAGCGCGCGGTTCTGCAGATGGATGCGCACGCGGGCCAGCAGCTCGACCGCGTTGATCGGCTTGGTCACGTAATCGGTGGCCCCGGCGGCGAAAGCCTTGGCGCGGTCCTCCGCCCGGTTCAGGCTGGACTGCACGAGGACCGGCAGATCCTTCCAGGCGGGGAGCGCGCGCAGGCGCCGGCACATCTCGAACCCGTCCAGGTTCGGCATCATCAGGTCGAGCAGGATCAGGTCGGGCCGGAAGCTGTCCAGCCGGGCCAGCGCGTCGTTGCCGTCCTCCGCCATCTCGATCCGGGTGACGCCGCCGCGTTCCAGCAGCGCCTGGAGCAGGTGGCGGTTCACGCGGTTGTCGTCCACCACCAGGACGCGGGCCGTTTCCAGCCCCGGAACCTCCGGAAGGTTGTTCATCGCGCGCCCCCGTGCCCGATCCAGACCAGCGTGTGGTCGTCGAGCGGCACGTCGCCCTGGGCGGCGGCGAGCGCCGCGGTCACCGCCGCGAAGGCGTCGCCATCTTTTCCGCCGTCATCGCCGCCATCATGGCCGCCGTCATGGCCGCCGCCGGCCATGGCGTTCCGGACGGCGGCGCTCTGCAGCAGGGCGGCGAATCCGCCGTTGCCCCCGCCCAGCGCCTCCAGCACGGCGGTCGAGTGCAGGACCAGCGCGGCATCCGGCGGGAAGGGCAGGCTGCGCTCCTCGTAACGGGCGCCGGCGGCCATGCCCACCGGCTGGCCGGTCCCCTCGCCGAAGACCAGTTCGGCGCTGCCGGGCGGGATCAGGACCGGCGGGGCCGCCGCCGCCGCCGCGTAGGTGAAGCGCTGCCCCGCACGGTCCACCACGCCGTAGATCACCGTGGCGTGCTGGCCAAGCTCCAGCAGGCAGACGGCCCGCTCGTTCAGCTCGCTCAGGAAGGCGCCGGGCCGCTCGCCGAGATGCGGCGCCAGCTCGTGGATCAGCGTGTGCATGCGGAAGGCGTCCAGGGCCGCCGACACACCGCGCCCGGCCATGTCGAGCAGGAACAGCCCGAACCGCCCGCCGGCCAGCGGCAGCACCCCCCACAGGTCGCCGCCGAGGTCGGAGGACAGCGCCGTGTGCGAGCGCAGCGTCACCCCCGCGCCATCCGTCAGCGCGGCGCACAGCGCCGCGGAGGGCAGCAGATGGTCGTACATGGAGCGGGCCATTGCCAGCTCCCCCTCGACCCGCGCCCGGTAGGTCTGCAGGTCGCGGATCAGCACCCGGTTCTGCAGGTGGATGCGCACGCGGGCGACCAGCTCCGTCCGGTCCAGCGGCTTGGAGATCAGATCGGTGGTTCCGGCGGCGAAGGCGCGGTTGCGGTCGTCGCTGGACGACAGGGCGGTCTGAACCAGCACCGGCAGGTCCGCGTAGGCGTGGTCGGCGCGCAGGCGGCGGCACACCTCGAACCCGTCCATCCCCGGCATCATGATGTCGAGGATCAGCAGGTCCGGCGCCTCCGCCGCGATCTGGGCCAGCGCGTCGAAGCCGTCCTTGGCGTAGGCGACGTTCTGGAAGCCGGCTTCGGTGAGCAGGGCGCCGATCAGTGTGCGGTTGAAGTCGGTGTCATCCACCACCAGGATGCGGCAGGCGGCGATGGCGTCGTCCATCAGAGGGGGAACCTCATGCGGATGCGGCGCCCGCCGTCGAGAAGCTGAAGCTCTTCCACGATGGCGGCGATCAGGTCGAGCCCGCGGCCCGAGGCGCCGTAGTCGATGCGCTCCGGCCGGGCGAAACCGGTTCCCTCGTCGGCGACCTCCACCACCGCGCAAGCGCTTTCCAGCCACGCGGTGACCTCGATCCGGCGCTCGGCGAAGGCGGGGTCGGCCATGCGCGCCGCGAGATCGTGGGAGAAGCGCTCCAGCGCCTCGACGCTCAGCCCCTTCATGCCTTCGACCTGGAGGTTGCCGTGCACCACCGCGTTGCTGATCGCCTCGTGCAGCGCCAGCTCCATGTCGTCGCGCTGGGCCTCCGGCATCGGGTGCAGGGCGGCCAGCCCGTTCAGGATGCGCCCGGCCAGATGCAGGCGGTTGGCGGTCACCGTCGTCACGCAGGCGAACAGGTCGGCGCGGGCGGCGCGGCGCGCGGCCTCGACGATCCGGTCGTCGGACAGGCCGGCGACCTCGATCCAGGCGCCGAAGGGCCGCTGCCAGAATTCCGGCGCCTCGACGGCGCCGGCGTCGCCCACCAGAAGCAGAACGGACGCGCCGAAGGCCTCTCCCGCCGGGGAGCCGGGCCGCCGGGGCGGAAGCCGAAGCGCCGCCGACAGCCGGTCCAGCCGGTCGGCCGGCACGCCCAGGCCTTGCAGGGCGGCGACACGGATGGGGGAGGGGACCAAGGGGCTCAGTCCTCGATCGTCACGATCTTGTTGAGCTGGGCCACGGTCAGCACGC
Proteins encoded:
- a CDS encoding putative toxin-antitoxin system toxin component, PIN family, which gives rise to MTASLHHAACPFRVVLDTNILVGYALLGAEVPRRSLAIRDSVAAVRARGAAVVSDATLAELREVLMRPDFERYRPAAERAAFLAAFAAEARRVEPAPVERLCRDPDDDMFLAVALAADADWLVTVDRQLLSVRQVGRTRILRPERFLDAIA
- a CDS encoding fused response regulator/phosphatase, with amino-acid sequence MNNLPEVPGLETARVLVVDDNRVNRHLLQALLERGGVTRIEMAEDGNDALARLDSFRPDLILLDLMMPNLDGFEMCRRLRALPAWKDLPVLVQSSLNRAEDRAKAFAAGATDYVTKPINAVELLARVRIHLQNRALLHDLQRFRERTESELSLARKMQERLMPTPDRLAEVEAATGVGITAHFAPSSELGGDFWDLRHDAEPGQGQDRGQVQGRGRTMLYMVDFSGHGVGAALNTFRLHAICQQMDMSGLTPAEFLSIVNRRLCALLPNGQFATMLAGVVEPSENRFVYASAGSTRPMVWAPGDPAPQLGDSAGLPLGLLAAAEYEERSLPLPPGGRLFLYSDGAIEIPVGSDVLDEPGLAALVTERMAETDGARFLDGLLERLRAIGPIDDDLTALLLTRKG
- a CDS encoding fused response regulator/phosphatase → MDDAIAACRILVVDDTDFNRTLIGALLTEAGFQNVAYAKDGFDALAQIAAEAPDLLILDIMMPGMDGFEVCRRLRADHAYADLPVLVQTALSSSDDRNRAFAAGTTDLISKPLDRTELVARVRIHLQNRVLIRDLQTYRARVEGELAMARSMYDHLLPSAALCAALTDGAGVTLRSHTALSSDLGGDLWGVLPLAGGRFGLFLLDMAGRGVSAALDAFRMHTLIHELAPHLGERPGAFLSELNERAVCLLELGQHATVIYGVVDRAGQRFTYAAAAAAPPVLIPPGSAELVFGEGTGQPVGMAAGARYEERSLPFPPDAALVLHSTAVLEALGGGNGGFAALLQSAAVRNAMAGGGHDGGHDGGDDGGKDGDAFAAVTAALAAAQGDVPLDDHTLVWIGHGGAR
- a CDS encoding ATP-binding protein, translated to MVPSPIRVAALQGLGVPADRLDRLSAALRLPPRRPGSPAGEAFGASVLLLVGDAGAVEAPEFWQRPFGAWIEVAGLSDDRIVEAARRAARADLFACVTTVTANRLHLAGRILNGLAALHPMPEAQRDDMELALHEAISNAVVHGNLQVEGMKGLSVEALERFSHDLAARMADPAFAERRIEVTAWLESACAVVEVADEGTGFARPERIDYGASGRGLDLIAAIVEELQLLDGGRRIRMRFPL